The proteins below come from a single Panicum hallii strain FIL2 chromosome 7, PHallii_v3.1, whole genome shotgun sequence genomic window:
- the LOC112901610 gene encoding abscisic stress-ripening protein 3-like: MAEEKHHHHLFHHRKEEESSGEVDYEKKEKHHKHLEQLGGLGAIAAGAYALHEKHKAKKDPENEHGHRIKEEVAAVAAVGSAGFAFHEHHEKKDAKKHGHN, translated from the exons ATGGCCGAGGAgaagcaccaccaccacctgtTCCACCACCGCAAGGAGGAGGAGAGCTCCGGCGAGGTCGACTACGAGAAGAAGGAGAAGCACCACAAGCACCTGGAGCAGCTCGGCGGCCTcggcgccatcgccgccggcgcctaCGCTCTT CACGAGAAGCACAAGGCCAAGAAGGACCCCGAGAACGAGCACGGCCACCGGATCAAGGAGGAGgtggccgccgtcgccgccgtggGCTCCGCCGGGTTCGCCTTCCACGAGCACCACGAGAAGAAGGACGCCAAGAAGCACGGCCACAACTga
- the LOC112899079 gene encoding abscisic acid and environmental stress-inducible protein-like isoform X2, with the protein MADEYGRSGYGRSGAGDDYESGGYNKSGTDDYGRGEGGYNKSGTDGGYGGGYNKSGGGDGYNRSGTDDYGSGYKKSGTDDYSGGGGGAYNKSSGGGDEYTGGGGYKKSSGNDGYDSKSGGGDDAEYGSSQNDSEKYRKEAKEHKHKEHLGEMGALAAGAFAMYERHEAKKDPEHAQRHKIEEGVAAVAALGSGGFAFHEHHGKKEAKDAAEDAEEEEEAGRGEGKKKHHFFG; encoded by the exons ATGGCGGACGAGTACGGCCGCAGCGGCTACGGCAggtccggcgccggcgacgactACGAGAGCGGCGGCTACAACAAGTCCGGCACCGACGACTACGGCCGCGGCGAAGGCGGCTACAACAAGTCGGGCACCGACGGTGGCTATGGCGGCGGGTACAACAagtccggcggcg GCGACGGGTACAACAGGTCCGGCACGGACGACTACGGCAGCGGCTACAAGAAGTCGGGCACCGACGACTacagcggcggaggcggcggcgcgtacAACAAgtcctccggcggcggcgacgagtaCACCGGTGGCGGCGGGTACAAGAAGTCCTCCGGCAACGACGGGTACGACAGCAAGTCCGGTGGCGGCGACGACGCCGAGTACGGCTCCTCCCAGAACGACTCGGAGAAGTACAGGAAGGAGGCGAAGGAGCACAAGCACAAGGAGCACCTCGGCGAGAtgggcgccctcgccgccggcgccttcgCCATG TACGAGAGGCACGAGGCGAAGAAGGACCCGGAGCACGCGCAGCGTCACAAGATCGAGGAGGGCGTGGCGGCtgtggcggcgctgggcagcgGCGGGTTCGCGTTCCACGAGCACCACGGCAAGAAGGAGGCCAAGGACGCGGCGGAGgacgccgaggaggaggaggaggccggccGCGGCGAGGGCAAGAAGAAGCACCACTTCTTCGGCTAG
- the LOC112899079 gene encoding glycine-rich cell wall structural protein 2-like isoform X1: MADEYGRSGYGRSGAGDDYESGGYNKSGTDDYGRGEGGYNKSGTDGGYGGGYNKSGGGEGYGRSGGDGYNRSGNDDYGRGGSDGYNRSGTDDYGSGYKKSGTDDYSGGGGGAYNKSSGGGDEYTGGGGYKKSSGNDGYDSKSGGGDDAEYGSSQNDSEKYRKEAKEHKHKEHLGEMGALAAGAFAMYERHEAKKDPEHAQRHKIEEGVAAVAALGSGGFAFHEHHGKKEAKDAAEDAEEEEEAGRGEGKKKHHFFG, translated from the exons ATGGCGGACGAGTACGGCCGCAGCGGCTACGGCAggtccggcgccggcgacgactACGAGAGCGGCGGCTACAACAAGTCCGGCACCGACGACTACGGCCGCGGCGAAGGCGGCTACAACAAGTCGGGCACCGACGGTGGCTATGGCGGCGGGTACAACAagtccggcggcggcgaaggctACGGCCGCAGCGGCGGCGACGGTTACAACAGGTCCGGCAACGACGACTACGGCCGCGGCGGCAGCGACGGGTACAACAGGTCCGGCACGGACGACTACGGCAGCGGCTACAAGAAGTCGGGCACCGACGACTacagcggcggaggcggcggcgcgtacAACAAgtcctccggcggcggcgacgagtaCACCGGTGGCGGCGGGTACAAGAAGTCCTCCGGCAACGACGGGTACGACAGCAAGTCCGGTGGCGGCGACGACGCCGAGTACGGCTCCTCCCAGAACGACTCGGAGAAGTACAGGAAGGAGGCGAAGGAGCACAAGCACAAGGAGCACCTCGGCGAGAtgggcgccctcgccgccggcgccttcgCCATG TACGAGAGGCACGAGGCGAAGAAGGACCCGGAGCACGCGCAGCGTCACAAGATCGAGGAGGGCGTGGCGGCtgtggcggcgctgggcagcgGCGGGTTCGCGTTCCACGAGCACCACGGCAAGAAGGAGGCCAAGGACGCGGCGGAGgacgccgaggaggaggaggaggccggccGCGGCGAGGGCAAGAAGAAGCACCACTTCTTCGGCTAG